The window GATATTGGAAATACTTTAAAAAGAATAAGAGAAGCAAAAAATTTTACACAAAAAGAAATATCGGAAGGAATATTGTCACTAAGTTTCTATAATAAGATAGAAAACGGGAAAAATTCTTTAACTGTGCAATTATTTTTTGAAATTTTGAATAGATTAAATGTAGATTTCGATGAATTTTTTTTCATTCATAATAATTATACAAAAAATATCTATGATAACTATTGGTATAAAATATATGATTTTTATTACTTATCAGATTCAATCGGTTTAGAAAAATTAATCGAGTCTCTTGCTTTAGACTATCAAAATACAAAAAATATAACATTGAATCATTTATTGCATCTTGCTCATATAGTAAATTGTAGAATTAAAAATATTTTACCAGATGAAAAAGTCATTGAAGAAATTTGCACATATTTACTATCTATAGAGAGTTGGACTAAATATGAAATAAGATTATTTATCTCAATTATGGATGTATTTGACTTTGAGCTACTTCTTATTTTATCTAGAAAAATATTAAGTAGATTACGAAATTATTCAAAGAACCAAGAGTATGCTCATTTTATGAATGATGCTTTAATTAACTTAATAATTATTTGTTTAGAATCAGGGAAAATAAATGATAGTTTGTATTTTTTAAATTTACTAAAATCTCAAAGATTAGATGGGAAACATTTATATGAAAAAAATATAGTGAATTTTCTAGAAGGAATTTATTTATTAAGTTTAGGAGATAAAAAAGGTGAAGAAAAAGCAAATAAAACGATTGAAATATTTGAATATCTAGAAATGAAAGACCATGCAAAAAAATATAAAATCTTTTTAGATAAAATGAAGAATGAAAGAGTACAAAATTAGTTGTTCATAAAATTCGGATTATGTTATATTTTGAGGAAGAAAAGTTGAGAGCGTTTGCGTTACAAAAAATAAATGAACGAGGTGAATTTAAATGAAAGTTATTTTAGGTGCAGGAGCAACTTATTATGAAGGGTGGCACGCAACTCAAGAGGCGGAGCTGAATTTAGTTAATCCAGATGATTGGGAGAAGCAATTCTCATTCGCTTCGCTAGATGCATTATTGGCAGAACATGTTTGGGAACATTTAACTTTGACTGAAGGAGAGCAGGCAGCTAAACTTTGTTACAATTATTTGAAGCCAGGGGGATATCTTCGTGTGGCAGTACCAGATACTAATTTTCGGAATCAAGCTTATCAGGACTTAGTTCAAGTTGGTGGTCCGGGACCAATTGATCATCAGGCATACAGTCATAAGGTAGTTTATGATTATCAGACACTGCGAGAAGTATTTGAAAAAGCTGGATTTGAAGTAGAATTGCTTGAATATTGCAATAAAATTGGTGATTTTCACTATCATTATTGGAATCCTGCAGATGGTAAGATTGTCCGTTTACTACGCTATGATACACGAAATAGCCAAACAGGGTTGGGAATGATTTCGATTATAATTGACGTACATAAACCATTTATTTTAAAAGAAAAAGGTACAGACAAGGCTTTTTAAATGTAGTATAGTACAGATAGATGCTACGGCGAATAAAGTAGAAGGTGAACAGGTGTGAAGAAACGAACACGAAAAGAAGAAATGCAGCTAACTAGAGAAACTATTTTAAAAGAAGCGCGTATTTTATTTATGCAAAAGGGCTATAAGTCAACTTCAACGAGAGAAATTGCGCAAAAAAGTAACATTACCCAGCCAGCCTTATATCATCATTTTAAAGATAAGGAAAGTCTTTATATCGAAGTGGTCCGGGAACTAACAACTAATGTAAACAAAGCCTTAGAAACTGTTTTTAAGCAAAAAATGGCACCAAATGAAAAATTAACAGCAATGATTGTAACTTTAATGAACTATCATCCAACGAATATTATGTTGATGATTCACGATATCTTAAATGAAATGCAACCAGAAAATCAGTATTTACTGTTTCAATTGAGCCAAAATACGTATTCACGCCCATTTAGTGAATTTTTTGATGAAATGAAAGAGCAGAATTTATTGAGAGAAGATGTCTCTTCTAAAGCAGCAGCTAAATTTGTAGTATCTAGTATTAGTCCGTTATTTAATGGTAATCAAAAATTTGGTCCATCAGTTCCAATTGAAGAACAGGTGAGTGAATTAACTGATTTTATGTTATATGGTATTTTTAAAAAATAGGTGTAAAAATAATCATTTCTTCCCAATTGTTAAATAGTTGGGGAAATGGTTATTTTTTTTTTAATAATTAGAAATATAAATTAAATTTAAATAAAAAATCCTTATATATAGGGTTTTAAAAAACGTAACAATAGTGTTTTATTTTTATTAACATTTGTTGTTTTTTGTTTTCACTCTTCTGAAAGTAAAATAAAAAACAATATGCAAATCCGTTTATTATTTATTTGTTCAAATAAAAAAATTTTTATTTTAAAAGTATGTGATTATGTTAGAGTATAGTGTATAATAAAATAGTTAATTATGAACATTTTATTACAAGTGTTTGTAATTAGAAATAAATAAAAGAGAGAAGGAATTTAAATGGTACAAATTAAATTAACGCCAGATGAGTTAGAACAATCCGCAACAAAATACACAGAAGGTGCGGGTAATGTTCGTGAAATCTTACAACGTTTAAACCAAGAACAAGAGACTATCTCATCAAACTGGGAAGGTACAGCCTTTACACGTTTTGAAGAGCAATTTATTGAACTATCAGGAAAAGTAAATGAGTTTGCTGATTTATTAGATCAAATTAATAGACAACTGGTTGAAGTTGCTGGAGCAGTTAGAGATACAGATGCTGAGATTGCTAGCAAGCTTGGTTTCCAAGGCTAAGTATTAAATTAGAATTTTAAAGAGACGGAGGAGTTGAGGCTCCTTCGTCTGTTTTTGATGAATGAAGTGACTTTAAGAAGCAAATCCAATGATAAATGGATAGAGAAGTTACAAGATTCACTGTATGGCATCTATTTATGATTAGAGATTGCTTAGATATAAGTCAAAATTAGTTTATATTATTAGGCTAAACATTCAGTTTTTGAAGGATTAGGAGATAAAAAAATGAAGAAAAAATTAGTAATTGGCGTTATTTTTTTAGGTTTAGTAGGAATTCTTGGTTTTTCATTAACTTATATGGGGTTATTCACCAGTTCAAAAGCAGACGTGGAACAAGAAGAACAGGTTGCTAAAATGCGAATTGCCCTAGTAAATGAAGATTTGGGAACAGAATATGGAGGCATTCCTTTTTCATTAGGAGAAAATTATGTAAAAAAAATCGAGAAGGATATGAATCAGAATTGGTATGTGGTTAGCCGTAGTATTGCTGAAAGTGGGCTGGCAAATGATACGTATAATTTGATGATTGTTGTACCTAGCGATTTTTCAGCAAATACATTTAGTTTAGATGAAGTGATTCCTGAAAAAGCTGAAGTTAGCTATAAAATTAATGCAAATGGCAATAAAGATGTTGAAAATGAAGCAGTAAAAGTTGCTAAAAATACGATTGCAGAACTGAATAAAGATTTAATTGATGTGTATATTTCATCCATTTTAGAAAATCTGTATACGGCACAAAAAAATGTCGGCACGGTAATTGGCAACCAAGTTGAAAAAATTAATATTTATGGTGATCAAGTTTATGAGCCATTAGAAGGCTATACGAATCAATTCTCTTCTATTAAAGCAATTGGCGAGCAATCTAAAACAGGAATTGAACAACATAAATCAGTTTTAAAAAATTACCTAGAGTCGGTTGTTTCTTATGGCACGAATCAAAGTGAGTTTGATAAAAGTTTACAAGTACTTATTAGTGAGCAAGAAAAAAATAAATTGGATTATACTAATTTTACTACTGGATTAACAGACTACGGTCTAATGCTAGGCAATGAAGAAACGCAAGCTTTATACGAACGCCTTGTAGAGCAGAATAAATTAATTGGTAACGAATTTACTTCAGCAGATATGACCTTGCTTAATCAGATTAGAGGAACAGAAGAGTACATTGCAGATGTCAAAGCAACTATCTTGCAACAAAAAGAAGCGATTGAAAATCAATTTGAAGATGATAAAAAAGTATTAACGCAAAGTGTCACTGAAAAATTAAGTAATGAATACAATTTGAATCGTGGGAAGCTAAGTATTGCCCAATTGTTAGCTCCAGAGGGCAAAGATTTAAATGCTAACTTAGCAGTTAGTCAAGCTCATGAATTAGAGCGGATCAATAATTTAGCCAATAAAATTTCACAATTGGTTTATTGGAATGAGCGCAGTTTAGCGGATAGCCCCTACCCAGATGGTGCTAGTAAAGGTGAGATGACAGCTTTGTTAAGTCAGATTAAAAACTATCTTTCTGTCACAAGTACGAATGACAATCTTTCAAGATTGGTGACAGCAGATGAAGCAGCTGCAGGGAATTTACAAAATCCTCCCCATGCTACGCCTGCTGAAAATCCAGATAAAATTGCCAACTATAAAGATTTGAATTCGATAAAAGTTGATCTAGTAGAAACAGAAGATCGAGCGAACTATAGCCAACTAATTTATGACACTACAGGTGGAGTTAAGGATTATTCGGTTTTGACGAATTTAAACCTGAATGTTGTAGTTCCTTCAGAAGTTAAAGTGACCTCAGCGGCAATAAAAGTAGCGGATGGCGAACGACAGTTATCCTCTAGAGAGCTTAGAGATTTATTGACGCCTACACGAACATTGGAGTTAAGCGGTTTAACACTAGGTTCTAATTTTTATCTACATTTAGAGTATCAATTTAATCGAGCAGGGGCGAGTGATCCTGATTTTGATTTAATTGATTTAGTCGATAAAGCGATTCAGTTAACGATTACACCCGTGTATGGACTTTCAATTACTCCGCCGATTATTGATCCGCCTCCAAGTGTAGATAATCCGGTAATTACACCGCCACCGCCAATCTGGATACCAGATACACCCTTAAATAATAGCCAAACAATCGGATTTCCAACGAATAACTTTGATAAAACAGACTATTTAGTGAAACTTAGGGCTTATGATGATTTGCGTTATGCTAATGGCGTTTGGACTGGAAAGTACATTCAAGACTATCAAACAGTTCTTGATGAATTGGCGTTATTGTTTGGTCCGTTGAATAGTGAAACAGGGAATTTAGATAATTTAGATAAGCCTCGTCAAGCATCAAAATTTTATAATGAATTAATTAATGATACTGAGAATTTTAATGTTTTTGATTTGCTCGTTAAATTAATGCTGATTGAACCAACGGCAATTTACAATGACTATTTAGCTAGTTTTACCAACTATGAGGTTCAAGCGGACGAGATGGAGTTAAAGGTAGCGGGATTAAATGACAAAATTGTTGAGACAACGGAAACAGCGAAACAGCTAAATCAAGAGGTGGACAATCAGCTTGATAATTTACGGGATTGGCAGAAAAAGATTAGCGAGCTAGAACGAGAAGGGACGATGACGGATGCTTTAACCGAGGGTGAGCATCAGGGGACAAAACAAATTGATGCCGGATTAAAGGGGTTATTAGTTTATAGCGAAGGTCTTAAAACTAATTCAGAATCAAATATTGAAGATTTAAAAACAGTTAATTCAGTTTTTGATACCTTTAATCAAGATGCCTTAGCTATTCAAAATAGTGGGCTAGCAGTGACTGAAAATACGAAAAGCTTAATGAATCAATTCCAAGGTCAGGTAAAAGAAACCGAAGATTTTTCTAAGACTTTTAATGAAGTATTGAAGAATGGACAACAAAATGGAGTGATTAATAATCAGCTCGTTGATTTTTTAGCTTCACCAGTTAAGGAAAAAGACAATGGTCGGATTTCTAGTGGGGATGCATATTATCCTTATTTAATTATTATTGCGTTATTTATTACAGCGGTCTTTACAGCCTATGTGTTAGATTTGAAAGTTTGGCAAGTGCGTCAACTGAATAGTTTCCAAGTTGAAGAGAACTTGCTTATTCGCAATTTACCTTTAGTGCTTTTTGGCTTAATTGCAGCGATTGCTGAAGGTGGGATGATTGCCTTTATCAGCTTTAGGATGCAGCAGCTGAACACAGATATCCAGTTAAATTGGATACTGATAGTAGTCTTGATTCAGATTGTCTTTGTCTTCATGGCGACATATTTACAGCGACAATTTAAAATGTTGGGGATGTTTATTAATCTGTTCTTATTTGCTTCGTATTTATTATTAACAGAAGCTGTAGGAAAAGCACTGGATAGTGAAACGATTTTTTATCGCATTCGGGATTTTTCACCATTGAATACGGCAGAAACGATCTTAAGCAATAGTGCCAATCAGATTCCTAATCCGACTTCTGTTTTAGTGAATTTTCTT is drawn from Carnobacterium gallinarum DSM 4847 and contains these coding sequences:
- the esaA gene encoding type VII secretion protein EsaA; protein product: MKKKLVIGVIFLGLVGILGFSLTYMGLFTSSKADVEQEEQVAKMRIALVNEDLGTEYGGIPFSLGENYVKKIEKDMNQNWYVVSRSIAESGLANDTYNLMIVVPSDFSANTFSLDEVIPEKAEVSYKINANGNKDVENEAVKVAKNTIAELNKDLIDVYISSILENLYTAQKNVGTVIGNQVEKINIYGDQVYEPLEGYTNQFSSIKAIGEQSKTGIEQHKSVLKNYLESVVSYGTNQSEFDKSLQVLISEQEKNKLDYTNFTTGLTDYGLMLGNEETQALYERLVEQNKLIGNEFTSADMTLLNQIRGTEEYIADVKATILQQKEAIENQFEDDKKVLTQSVTEKLSNEYNLNRGKLSIAQLLAPEGKDLNANLAVSQAHELERINNLANKISQLVYWNERSLADSPYPDGASKGEMTALLSQIKNYLSVTSTNDNLSRLVTADEAAAGNLQNPPHATPAENPDKIANYKDLNSIKVDLVETEDRANYSQLIYDTTGGVKDYSVLTNLNLNVVVPSEVKVTSAAIKVADGERQLSSRELRDLLTPTRTLELSGLTLGSNFYLHLEYQFNRAGASDPDFDLIDLVDKAIQLTITPVYGLSITPPIIDPPPSVDNPVITPPPPIWIPDTPLNNSQTIGFPTNNFDKTDYLVKLRAYDDLRYANGVWTGKYIQDYQTVLDELALLFGPLNSETGNLDNLDKPRQASKFYNELINDTENFNVFDLLVKLMLIEPTAIYNDYLASFTNYEVQADEMELKVAGLNDKIVETTETAKQLNQEVDNQLDNLRDWQKKISELEREGTMTDALTEGEHQGTKQIDAGLKGLLVYSEGLKTNSESNIEDLKTVNSVFDTFNQDALAIQNSGLAVTENTKSLMNQFQGQVKETEDFSKTFNEVLKNGQQNGVINNQLVDFLASPVKEKDNGRISSGDAYYPYLIIIALFITAVFTAYVLDLKVWQVRQLNSFQVEENLLIRNLPLVLFGLIAAIAEGGMIAFISFRMQQLNTDIQLNWILIVVLIQIVFVFMATYLQRQFKMLGMFINLFLFASYLLLTEAVGKALDSETIFYRIRDFSPLNTAETILSNSANQIPNPTSVLVNFLILIPIVIVLNLVVWFPKEKEKSQPQPQEVEVEV
- a CDS encoding WXG100 family type VII secretion target — translated: MVQIKLTPDELEQSATKYTEGAGNVREILQRLNQEQETISSNWEGTAFTRFEEQFIELSGKVNEFADLLDQINRQLVEVAGAVRDTDAEIASKLGFQG
- a CDS encoding TetR/AcrR family transcriptional regulator, encoding MKKRTRKEEMQLTRETILKEARILFMQKGYKSTSTREIAQKSNITQPALYHHFKDKESLYIEVVRELTTNVNKALETVFKQKMAPNEKLTAMIVTLMNYHPTNIMLMIHDILNEMQPENQYLLFQLSQNTYSRPFSEFFDEMKEQNLLREDVSSKAAAKFVVSSISPLFNGNQKFGPSVPIEEQVSELTDFMLYGIFKK
- a CDS encoding class I SAM-dependent methyltransferase, whose translation is MKVILGAGATYYEGWHATQEAELNLVNPDDWEKQFSFASLDALLAEHVWEHLTLTEGEQAAKLCYNYLKPGGYLRVAVPDTNFRNQAYQDLVQVGGPGPIDHQAYSHKVVYDYQTLREVFEKAGFEVELLEYCNKIGDFHYHYWNPADGKIVRLLRYDTRNSQTGLGMISIIIDVHKPFILKEKGTDKAF
- a CDS encoding helix-turn-helix domain-containing protein: MDIGNTLKRIREAKNFTQKEISEGILSLSFYNKIENGKNSLTVQLFFEILNRLNVDFDEFFFIHNNYTKNIYDNYWYKIYDFYYLSDSIGLEKLIESLALDYQNTKNITLNHLLHLAHIVNCRIKNILPDEKVIEEICTYLLSIESWTKYEIRLFISIMDVFDFELLLILSRKILSRLRNYSKNQEYAHFMNDALINLIIICLESGKINDSLYFLNLLKSQRLDGKHLYEKNIVNFLEGIYLLSLGDKKGEEKANKTIEIFEYLEMKDHAKKYKIFLDKMKNERVQN